The Salvia miltiorrhiza cultivar Shanhuang (shh) chromosome 2, IMPLAD_Smil_shh, whole genome shotgun sequence DNA window ATCTTCTATTACTAGCAGTCCAGCAATGTAAGTTCCAAACCAACATAGCCCCTCGTAGTAATCTCATAACCCCAATTATGGCAGAAGGAGCTTGAAACATGACTTTGAACATTCCAAGACAGACTAGTACTTGATGTCTGAGACCTATCCCAGAATAGACCAATGTAGCAACAGGAAACAGGCCTTTTATTTCTTAGAAGGTAATTACGCAAGCCTTAATTTCACTGTGGCTTCAATTAGTAATCAATTTCTGGCTCTTTCTTTATTATATCTCTTAGCCGATACATTAGTACTTACAATGCTGTGGCTAGTACCATAAACTATATTGAATTGGACCATCAGGCCAAAAAATAAACTCATGAACAGACTTAAACTGCCAAAAAAATGTTCCAACTATAGAGATTTTTAGGGGAAGTGGTCACCAGTAATCATCTAATGACTTTCCTGAATTGTTATAAGTAATAGAGCACTTAGTGTGCATCAAACTCCTAACAACAATActatgaaagaaaaataaaaggatTAGAGAAATACATTAGAAGATGATAGTGAACATCCATTTAAAGGATCTGCAAACACAGCTGAGAAACGGTGGCCTTCTTTAGCATTAGCAGGCAACACAGACCCAAAATCAGCAGTTAGCCCACCTATTGCCTCCTTCTCCACACCATCTACCCACCTTTTGACCTTAACCTGGAAAACAATGAAACAAATTAGGGCAGTCCAAATGAATGATTTTCTTTTCACCATCATGAGAAGTTGAGTCAAAAACACAGCTAGAAAAGACAATGGTAAATTTGACTTAGCTCAAAACAATTTTAATCCATTTCACTCTCCATCAGAATAGTACTCCTTTCGCCCCATTTGTATTGGCCCCTTTACTCTCACTGAAGGGgccaatacaaatgggacggagagagtactggTCAACTAGTCACATCATATTGCTCCACCGTCGAACTTAATCATCAACACACCTAAGTAAAACTAATTAAGCCTTTCTCTGGCAATACTTAATACCTATAAATTCACAGTAGAACCATATTGCACCCTATTTTTAACATGTTCCCATCGAGTGATCACTAACAATTACAGGCCGACTGCATCGGCAATCACAGAGACGTAATCAACAGTAAGCCTAAGTCACTTCTCCGGGATTATTGCCCATTGTTATCGCCTTTTCAAGTCTAATCAGCCTCCAACATATTGCACCTTAGACATTCTTCAGCTGCGTACCATCCAAACCCCAcgcacacacgcacacacaatAAATGTGGGAATAATGGAATACCACCAATTGAATTAATAACAATTCAGGAACATCAAGAccccaaaaaatattaaaatttgtgaaACAACCTCAAAATTGCTAAGGAGGTCAGATTACTATACCAATCGGAAGTCGTTCCCGCAGGCGGCGGATTCGTCGTCGGGGGAAGCTCGCGAAACGTCATCTCCGACAGCAATtgatgacaggaacaacaaaaGAATCCCCAATTGCAATGCAACAACTAAACTCAACGACCGTTGAGATGCTGCAGCCATACCTAATGTTAGGAATTCTGCTGATTAATCAGTCGAAGCTAGAATGCATATCATGGGCTTGCGATTTGTGCATATGATTTCGAGGCGGAGGGAATTACATGTGAAGGATCAAAGAAACCAGAAAATTATTTTTGGGGAAATTGGGAGATCGTGGTAATTAACAATCTGCACCCTATAATTTTGAATTGTGTACAGTTTGCATCTTTAGATTTAAAGATTTGTCATTTGGCACTATTTTCAGTTTCTTGGCTTAATGCATAAGCcaagacaaaaaaaaatcatagtaatatttttttaaaaagagaaatttaataatattatggGATAATTGCAcgtaaataaatcaattttgacgaaaaaacatttttaataggaatttaaaaaaattcaataaaatacacGAAATTTAGTTGTCGTTCAAATTTGGCTTCGTTAAATCCTATAATGTTCAAAATTACCCCCTCTTTCAAAATAAATTGCACAAAAGTCCACTTTTAAATTTATGTGTACAAAAAGATCCACTTTCGAATTTGtgtgtaaaattttaataaattacctTGGTGAACATGTTTTCTTATAAGTATAAATCTCACGATCTCGTCAAAAATGATATTAGAACGAGTTTTTATTGAggatttataaatatttaatatattaattaattaaccctATGTGGGAATAAACTCCAAAGAAATTATGGATTCGGACAATTGTCCAAGATGCAATGCATACAAAATTATTCTTTAAAAGGTAGAGGGTAAGAGAGATAGTCTACGAGACAATCTCAAATGGTGCGAACGATGCCTTGAAGAACACATTCGTCGAAAAAAAATACGGAgaaaatttcataaaattatcaTGAGTATTGAATCAAGCCCATATTTTAGACATTGGCGAGTTCCAAGCAACAATAAGGCGAATCCAAACAAGCATCCATCTCAGACAATTGTCCGGATCTATAATTTATTTGAAGTCTTCTCCCATATAGGGTTAATtacataatattaaatatttcatAAATCCTCAATAAAAATCAGTTCTTATACCATTTTTGACGAGAGTGTGGGAGAGCATGGGATGTATAATTATAAGAAACATGTTCACCAAGATAATTTATTAAACTTTTATACAGAAATTCGAAAGTTGACTTTGTACACATAAATTTGAAAGTGACTTTTGtgcaatttattttgaaataggggcagttttaaaaattataggattTAATGGAGTCAAATTTGAAcgattttatttgatttttttgaattcattttaaaaatgaattttcacCAAAGTGGGTGTGTTTACGTGCAATTATCCCTAATATTAATATATGATCTTATTTATAGTACTCTTTTTTATCACAACCGGTCACAAAatggcacaaattttaataaataatttaaagatatatataaattgtaCAAAATTATCCATTAAAATTGAGTGAACAAAGGAATCCATCAAAATTAATGTGTTAGATGGTTAgatatttgtaaatattaagtctgaataaaaatttaaaatataaagaatagtttctgaaaaataaaaatatacaatcTTTATAAACgaacgaaaataataaatatacgaactttgtaacgaacgaaaataataaatatatatggaGTATTTCCAAAACAATGATTATCTTCCTCGTCAATTAAAGTCTTGTCATAACAAAAGCCAAACCATATAATAATGCCTGCAAATTTGCActaaaaatatagaaaagtaaaaaaagaaaaaaaactaatttGGCCTGGATTGGAGGTATGCCCTAGGAAAGAATCTTATTTTTTCAACGAGgtacaattaatttttttccatCTAAATCTCAATTCGTTAATTATCAAAGTTTAGAAGagaaaaactttgaaatattAGAATATCATATTGTTTAATGTGATCATAGCAGTCAATTAGTTTTGGAAAACGGAAACTCAATAACTTAGTTAGAGCAACCATTGTGGGGGAAAGTTAGAAGGTAGTAAAATTGATTCCTCCATAGTGGGAGGGTGTATGTTGGGAAGCAAATTGAAGGAAGCAAACAAGAGTAAGTGAAATTGCTACCCGGGAAGCATAGCAAATGGTGGTCCCCCTTCTTTAATTGTTTGACACGTTGTGCATTTTTTGTATCtttgtaaatatatttattgtttaatttaattttttttatttatttttaattataaataagatATAGTGTTATAGTGGAGAAAATATGTGATAGTTGAAAAATGAGGTACTTGTTGATGTGGCACACATGTGAGACCAATATGAGGTAGCACCATAGTGGATGTCATTAGGCTATATATATTGTAGCTACTTTTTTCTTGATTTATGCGATCTAAATTTCCTTCTCTTAGATGCTAATGAGATTTGGATTTTGAGTTTTTGATATTGTGTAGATCTGCGATCTAATTCCTTCTGCTCGAATTTTACATGGCGAAGGTGACATCCATTCCTGTGATGAGTAAACTAGCTTGAAATCACTATTCTTTTTGGTAAATCACCAATTTAAGCGTAAAATAGCTTGAATAAATTCGTAAATCACTAAACACGTATGGTGAGTTTTCTTGCTTTACGAATAAATTCATCGGCCTCTAATTTTATCGTCTATTTCCATGCCAAATTTCGTGATTTTTGTGCTCTTATTTCAAGATTTGACATGTTATATTCtgaaatatactatatatatatatacaatctaTTTTTCGAAATgatcttgaaaattaattgatgttatTTAAACAGCACAAGTAGTATttctgaagaatattacattcaagatcttaagttgatgctattaaagtagcacaagtaatattcatgaagaatattacatgctctaagagcaagtaaattaaatatttggataacataTCCTTGATTATTTTGTGCAGAATTGCACAAATGACAAACATAGCCAAACTTGAGTTAATCGCCCTTGACATCTCAGGCAAGAATTACATGTCATGGACTCTTGATGCTGATGTTCACCTGATGTCAAGGGATCTAGGAGATATACtataaaagaagaaaacaaaGCGTCCGAACAAGATCACGTTAAGGTACTAATATTTCTTCGTCGTCACCTTTATGATGACCTTAAGATAGAGTATCTGACAGTCAAAGATCCACAAGAATTGTGGACGAATCTCAGAAAGGTTTGATCATCAAAAGACAGTCGTCCTTCCTAAAGCTCGTTACGAGTGGATGTATTTAAGATTGTAAGACTTTAAGCACTCACAGACTTATAAGTACTCACAGACTTAAAGTCTTGCAGTCTTAGATGCATCCACTCATAACGAACTTTAGGAAGGACGACAGTCTTTTGATGATCAAACCTTTCTTTGAGGTTCGCCCACAATTCTTGTGGATCTTTGACTGTCAGATACTCTATCTTAAGGTCATCATAAAGGTTATGGCGAATGAATATTAGTGTCTTAACGTGATCTTGTTCAGACactttgtttccttcttttatAGTATCTCCTAGATCCCTTGAGATCAGGTGAACATCAGCATCAAGAGTCCATGACATGTAATTCTTGCTCGAGATGTCAAGGGCGATTAACTCAAGTTTGGCTATGTTTGTCATTCGTGCAATTCTGCACAAAATAATCAAGGATATGTTATCCAAATGtttaatttacttgctcttagagcatgtaatattcttcatgaacattacttgtgctactttaatagcatcaacttaagatcttgaatgtaatattcttaAGGAATACTATTTGTGCTATTTAACtagcatcaattaattttcgagatcatttcaaaaaaatagattgtatatatatagtatatttcaTAATATAAAATGTCAAATCTTGAAATAAGAGCACAAAAATCACGAAATTTGGCATGAAAATAGACGATAAAATTAGAGGCCGATGAATTTATTCGTAAAGCAAAAAAACTCACCATACTTGTTTAGTGATTTACGAATTTATTCAAGCTATTGTATGCATAAATTAGTgatttaccaaaaaaaatagtgatttcAAGCTAGTTTACTCATCACAGGCATGGATGTCACCTTCGCCATGTAAAATTCGAGCAGAAGGAATTAGATCGCAGATCTACACAATATCAAAAACTTAAAATTCAAATCTCATTAGCATCTAAGAGAAGGAAATTTAGATTGCATAAATCGAGAAAAAAATGCTACAATATATATAGCCTAACTAAGTTATCGAGTTTCCGTTTTCCAAAACTAATTGACTGATATGATCACATtaaacaatttcaaaattttctctTCTAAACTTTGATATATAATGAACGAATTGAGATTTAGATGGAAAAAAATTAATCGTACCTTGTTGGAAAAACAAGATTATTTCCTATGGCATACCTCCAATCCAAGTCAATTGATTTGAGGCTCAAGGTTATAGattcgtgctgataacgtgttataaactagagagaatagagaagagaagaaaataTGAATTGAGTATATTCAATATGAGGGCCAAagacctctatttatacaagtaagAAGATAGGGTTTTAGGATAGATTTCTTGATAAATACTTACAACATTAAACCTTTAATTACTAGTTCTTAGTTTTTAACTTTTGTATACACCAATGAACAAATAATCGAGGCACGACCACACACATGTTTTTAGGAAACTAATTAACGTCAATTAAAGTCTTATAAAAATTCAACGGACTTTTTCATAACAAAAGTCTAACcaaatatatttatcaaaaaaagaaaagtctAACCCTAAAACAAATCTCGCAATAAAGTTATAGATGAGgggaaaaaaattatattatcttAAAGATCTTTATTTATTCTCAATTCTTACTTTTATAAACACCAATGAAAGAACAATTAAGGCACGCAAGTATTTGTGAAAACTAATTTGGGCAGAAGATATGAGCGAAATATATTATTCAATGAAACCCATTTGGAGTTCTTATGTatagtaatatataaattaaagatGACTTCAACGTAAACTTTTTTCCATTAAAATTTTTatcttctcatttttttttgattcttttttaaaaatcataaacttttattcataaaaaaatattcaatatagatattaaattaaagatgatgacaagatctttaatttgatgtaaaaattataaaaaataaatttaaaataaataagttattatcttTTAAAGTCataaaattattcttttttttctctcttctcacatCTATCATCTTTTCTCTCCTATCTTCTTTCTGTAAATGCTACggttcttcttttttttttttttttctatttcattcctttttctatttttattttattttattttattttattgttagaaattatttttaatattttctatttatattttttctattaaaaaaaattaaggcaactaaaaagattaaacttatatttgttcattcttatcaattataaatatataattaattggtagttcaaaaaatgaaaattcaaatattttcagattcatgtgtttattgaGATTATGTTGTTCATAACTTcgattttttattgagatttatgtgtgcatttatttatatttaaattatatttaatatatgtatttatttatttaaaatatcgttcaatTTCAACATTGGTcatgcatcgcacgagcgggcataCTAGTAATCTTCTAATTTGGAGTGTTTTTTGGACATATTTTATACTAGGAATGTCATTATAAATTGT harbors:
- the LOC131013652 gene encoding uncharacterized protein LOC131013652 → MTNIAKLELIALDISSKNYMSWTLDADVHLISRDLGDTIKEGNKVSEQDHVKTLIFIRHNLYDDLKIEYLTVKDPQELWANLKERFDHQKTVVLPKVRYEWMHLRLQDFKSVSTYKSVSA